The DNA region GAAAATGTGCCCTTGAACTCAAGGAGAAATCCCCCGATGAGAATATCATGTTTGAGGATAAGGGTATCTGTTATTCCATACATTACAGGCAGTGCACTGACCCTGAACTGACAGAGAAAAGGATAATGGATATCCTCAGGGAGATGCCTGAATCCAGAGGAATACGTGTGGATCACGGGAGAATGCTTGTTGAGCTCAAACCCCCGGTGGAGTACAATAAGGGCCTCGTAGTCCGGAAAATCATAGAGGAATCAGACGTATCATCTGCAGTGTACCTTGGAGATGACGTCACCGATGCCGATGCCTTCAGGGAACTCAGAAAACTAGAATCTGAAATAGGACTCAAAGCTGCATCAGTGATTGTGATCTCAAAGGAGATACCCTATGAAATAAAGGATTCAGCCTCCTTTTATGTGTCAGGGGTCCCTGAGGTCCTCAGATTTCTTAAGTGGCTCTTAAAATAGGTTTATTTCTCCATACCCCCTCTCAAGTTAATCTTAAAGTAAGTTTATTTCTTCATAAGATATTATGTATTGGCTGAAAATACTTATTAGATGAGGACAACATAATATTATCCATGACATCTGTGGTTGTCATGGCGGGGGGTAAGGGTACAAGAATAAGACCTCTAACATTTTCAAGACCCAAACCACTTGTACCAGTTGCAAATAGACCCATACTGGATTATATAATTCAGAGGGTCATTGATTCTGGTTACAGTAAGATTATAATGACGCTGGGGTATCTTGAGGATCAGATAAGTTCATATGTCCCCTCAAGGTACCCGGAAATTGATTTCAGGTTTTCATCCGAGAAGAAGCCCCTTGGAACCGCGGGGGGTGTTAGGGCAGCGGCCAGTGATATGGATGAGACCTTTATTGTCCTCAGTGGAGATGTGCTCTTTGACCTTGACCTCCAGCGAATGGTCAGTTTCCACAGAAAGAAGGGTGCACTTGTTACCGTGGCCCTCACACCAGTTGATGACCCTTCACATTACGGCATAGCTGTTCTCGATGATGATGGGAGAATAACACGTTTTCATGAGAAACCCCGCCCAGAGGAGGTCTTCAGCAAAATCGCGAATGCAGGCATATATGTCATGGAACCTGAGATCTTCGATTACATACCTGAAGGGAACTCTGACTTTTCATCTGACATCTTCCCTGTTTTGATAGAGGAGAACAGGGGGGTATACGGATTCGTTTTCAGTGGTTACTGGAATGATGCAGGTAAACCAGACACATTCCTTAAGGCCAACCATGATGCCCTCAATGGTCAGATAAGCCCTCAACCTGAAGGTGAACTTTTAAATGAGGTTCCAGGTCGATTTGGAGATATATGGGTGGGTCAGGATGTTGTTATAGGCGAGGGAGTTCGTATAGCTGGACCCGTGGTTATAGGTGATGGTGCAGAGATAGATGAGGGGGTATTCGTGGGCAGGGAAACCGTTATTGGACCCGGAGTTTATGTGGGAAGTGACAGCTTCGTGAGGGGGTCCGTTATTTTTGATGGCAGCAGAATTGAGGAAGGCTCCCAGCTTGTAAACTGTGTTATTGATGAATTCTGCCATATCAGAGAGAACTGCATCATCGAAAGGTGTGCCATGATCGGCCGTGGTGCCCTCCTGGAACCATCAACCATTATCAGGTCCCACTGCAGCGTCAGCAACAACCTCAGGATACTCTCAGGTTCCCTGCTTGATTCGGATTATCCCATTGTGGCTGAACAGTGATTCCAATGGCGAGGTACGTTCAGGATATAAGGGGCTCTGTTAACCGGGACATAGACTGCTCATTTGCCCTCAACCTTGGGATGCTGATAGGTGACTACGTAAGCTGCAGGCGTGTCCTGATAGGTAGAGATGCGCATACACCATCTCAGATGATAAAGAGGGCCATAGGAACAGGATTGATGGCCGCTGGAGTGGATGTTATTGATTTTGGTGTTGCCACGGTCCCTGTTATACATCACCACATGGAGCGTCTAGACAGTCATTTGATGATAAACGTCTCCAGCTCCCCACTCAGAGCAGATGAAATAAACATTAAACTCCTCAGCAACCATGAGATTCCGCTTGAACAACGCCCCACAGTTTATGCGGACTGGAATCAGCTTGGAAAGCTTCGATATGTCAATAACTACCTTGACTCCTATATCAAATCAATACTTGAATTCATATCACCCTCGGTAGGAAAGCATGAATTTATGGTGGTCCTGGGTTACGATGAGGGGTCCCCCTGGAACATTGAGGGGGATATACTCAACCGGCTCAACTGTCAGACCATAAACATCACATTCAGGGGGTCGCTATTTGGTAAAAACTTTCCCCTTGCGAATGCCTCCAGCATATCCATGATAGCAGACGTTGTGAGGGCAACCGGCGCGGATATGGGGGTCATACTGGACAACGATAGGGACACCATCTTCTTTATAGACGAGAGGGGTGAACTCATAAGGGACCAGACCGTACTATCGATCTTTGCAGACCATTACCTGAAATCCTCTGATGGGCCCGTGGTGTCCTCGGTGGTTGCATCAAAGGCGCTTGAGAATGTCGCCGGAGGACGTCTTATAAGGACATCAGTAAATGATGTCCTCAACAGGGTTTACACAGAGAATGCTGTTTTTGGTGGTGATGAACCTGGAATGTACATATTCCCTGAATTCCAGTACTGCTATGATGCCACCTTCGCACTTCTGAAGATGCTGGAGATAATGGAAGAGAAGAACATGACACTCCACAACCTTGCATCCAGCATGGGAAGGTACAGCAGGGTTGAATTCAGCATGGAGTGTCCCAACGAATTCAAGGACAGTTTAATTGAAAGGCTTGCTGAACACTTCAGTGGCAAAAAAATTGAACTTATAGATGGTATAAGGGTTGAAGAATCATCTGGCGTCGTTCTCATAAGGCCATCCAGATTTGAACCCCTTATAAGGGTCTATATTGAATCAGAATCCTCTGAGGAAACCCAGAAGAAATCACGCCATATAATGAACCTTCTGAAAAGTAAAATGAGTGATCTTTATGGTGAGTGAACTTCAGGAACGCAGCATGAAGTTTCTTGAAGATAAGAACCCTGTTATCGTATCCAACAGGGGACCAGTGGAATTTTTCAGAAAAGATGGGAAAATTGTTATGAAGAGAGGTGCGGGGGGTCTTGTTTCAACCCTGCTGCCTGTTGTTGAAAGGTTCAGCGGTGTCTGGGTCTCCAGCGCCATGACCCCTGAGGACGCTGAGGTGGCAGCGGGTTACCCTGAAAACAGGGTTCCCCTCCCTGAGGATGATCCGAGATTCACGGTTTCCTTTGTTATAGTGGACCGTGAAAGGTATGAATCATACTACAGTGTCATAAGCAATCCGCTTCTCTGGTTCATCCAGCACTACATGTGGAACACTCCCTACTCCCCTGAAATCGATGATAAAATCTATACTGCCTGGGATGAGGGTTATGTCCATGTTAACAGGAAATTTGCAGATAAAGTTATATCTGAAATTGAAAGAAATGAAAAGAATCCTCTGATTATGTTACAGGACTATCACCTCTACTTATGTCCTGGTTTCATAAAGAAGAAGGTTGGTGATGTCTTCCTGAGCCAGTTCATACATATCCCCTGGCCACAGAGGGATTATTTCAGAATACTCCCTGAAAAGATGAGGGAGAGTATAATAAATGGGCTTCTTTCAAATACTGTTCTCGGATTCCATATAGAGAGATACTGCTCCAACTTCATGGAATGCTGCGTGGACCTTGGCTACGATGTGGATGCTGAGGATGGAGTGGTGCTGAATGGGAATGAAAAGACATTTGTAAGAAATTATCCCATATCCGTTGATCCAGATAGTATAAGAAGAACCGCCAAATCAGATGCGTTCAGGGAGAAGGAGGATTTCGTCAGAAAGTTGAAGGGTGACATGTTTCTCATCTACCGTACAGACAGGGCGGATCTCAGCAAGAACATAATACGTGGCTTCAGAGCCTATGAACTGTTTTTGAGGGAGCATCCCGAGTTTCATGGTAAGGTAAAGTTCCTTGCCACGGGTAAACCAACAAGGCAGCAGATAATGGAGTACAGGGATTATACAGATGCTGTGAAGAGCACCGTGGATGAAATCAACAGGAGGTACGGTAACTCCAGCTGGAGGCCCATTGAGTACATCCACCGTGCCGATTATGAGCTTGTGGCTGCTGCATTCAAAAACTATGACTGCCTCATTGTGAACCCCATTGCCGATGGTATGAACATCGTCCCCAAGGAGGCTGCGCTTATGAACGAAAAATCAGGGACAGTCATACTTTCAGAGAACGCCGGCTGCTATGAGGAACTTGCCGACTACGTCACAGGTGTGAACCCATTTGATATAAAGGAAACTGCAGATGCCATCTATAGGGCAATAGCAATGAAGTCTGATGAAAGAAAGAGGCTTTCAGATGGCCTTAAATCAAAGGTTCGTGAAAGAACAATATACCACTGGATCAATGAACAGTTCGATGACTTTGAGAGGCTGATGAAATAGATTAAGTGATTGAGTAGGTAATCGTATCTTAATCAAGAGAATGAAATTTTAATTTTTATAAAAATTTATAATT from Methanothermobacter sp. includes:
- the otsB gene encoding trehalose-phosphatase, whose protein sequence is MPEYLFDFLHELEYLKNPSRTAIITDIDGTISEIAPTPSEARVDEEMREVLRRISERYSVLAFISGRPVHEAVRMVGVQDAIYVGNHGLEYIINGRYKRFREVEEYIPIIRKCALELKEKSPDENIMFEDKGICYSIHYRQCTDPELTEKRIMDILREMPESRGIRVDHGRMLVELKPPVEYNKGLVVRKIIEESDVSSAVYLGDDVTDADAFRELRKLESEIGLKAASVIVISKEIPYEIKDSASFYVSGVPEVLRFLKWLLK
- a CDS encoding NDP-sugar synthase; the protein is MTSVVVMAGGKGTRIRPLTFSRPKPLVPVANRPILDYIIQRVIDSGYSKIIMTLGYLEDQISSYVPSRYPEIDFRFSSEKKPLGTAGGVRAAASDMDETFIVLSGDVLFDLDLQRMVSFHRKKGALVTVALTPVDDPSHYGIAVLDDDGRITRFHEKPRPEEVFSKIANAGIYVMEPEIFDYIPEGNSDFSSDIFPVLIEENRGVYGFVFSGYWNDAGKPDTFLKANHDALNGQISPQPEGELLNEVPGRFGDIWVGQDVVIGEGVRIAGPVVIGDGAEIDEGVFVGRETVIGPGVYVGSDSFVRGSVIFDGSRIEEGSQLVNCVIDEFCHIRENCIIERCAMIGRGALLEPSTIIRSHCSVSNNLRILSGSLLDSDYPIVAEQ
- a CDS encoding phosphomannomutase; protein product: MARYVQDIRGSVNRDIDCSFALNLGMLIGDYVSCRRVLIGRDAHTPSQMIKRAIGTGLMAAGVDVIDFGVATVPVIHHHMERLDSHLMINVSSSPLRADEINIKLLSNHEIPLEQRPTVYADWNQLGKLRYVNNYLDSYIKSILEFISPSVGKHEFMVVLGYDEGSPWNIEGDILNRLNCQTINITFRGSLFGKNFPLANASSISMIADVVRATGADMGVILDNDRDTIFFIDERGELIRDQTVLSIFADHYLKSSDGPVVSSVVASKALENVAGGRLIRTSVNDVLNRVYTENAVFGGDEPGMYIFPEFQYCYDATFALLKMLEIMEEKNMTLHNLASSMGRYSRVEFSMECPNEFKDSLIERLAEHFSGKKIELIDGIRVEESSGVVLIRPSRFEPLIRVYIESESSEETQKKSRHIMNLLKSKMSDLYGE
- a CDS encoding trehalose-6-phosphate synthase, translating into MKFLEDKNPVIVSNRGPVEFFRKDGKIVMKRGAGGLVSTLLPVVERFSGVWVSSAMTPEDAEVAAGYPENRVPLPEDDPRFTVSFVIVDRERYESYYSVISNPLLWFIQHYMWNTPYSPEIDDKIYTAWDEGYVHVNRKFADKVISEIERNEKNPLIMLQDYHLYLCPGFIKKKVGDVFLSQFIHIPWPQRDYFRILPEKMRESIINGLLSNTVLGFHIERYCSNFMECCVDLGYDVDAEDGVVLNGNEKTFVRNYPISVDPDSIRRTAKSDAFREKEDFVRKLKGDMFLIYRTDRADLSKNIIRGFRAYELFLREHPEFHGKVKFLATGKPTRQQIMEYRDYTDAVKSTVDEINRRYGNSSWRPIEYIHRADYELVAAAFKNYDCLIVNPIADGMNIVPKEAALMNEKSGTVILSENAGCYEELADYVTGVNPFDIKETADAIYRAIAMKSDERKRLSDGLKSKVRERTIYHWINEQFDDFERLMK